In Methylobacterium sp. WL1, the sequence AGAATAATGCCGGGTGCGGGCCTTCGCACAGGCCATTTCAGTCTCGCAGGCGCGTCATCGGGGCGTTTTGACCCTCGAAGCTCGATCCTTGACTTCGCCGACCTCAAGCCCTTCATCGCGGGACCGGCTTTTAGAGCGCGCCCGAACTGAGGAAGGCGCGCCGGCTTGTAAGAGGAGAACGTTCACATGGCAGGCAGCGAAGAGATCGTCATCGTCGGGGCCGCGCGCACCGCGGTCGGCTCGTTCGGCGGCGCCTTCGGGGCCGTCCCGGCCCACGAGCTCGGCGCAACCGCGATCAAGGCCGCCCTGGAGCGCGCCAAGGTCTCCCCCGACGACGTGGACGAGGTGATCTTCGGCCAGGTGCTCACGGCCGGCGCCGGCCAGAACCCCGCACGGCAGGCCGCGATCAAGGCCGGGATCCCCGAGAAGGCCACCGCCTGGGGCCTCAACCAGGTCTGCGGCTCGGGCCTGCGCACTGTCGCCATCGGCATGCAGCAGATCGCCAACGGCGACGCCACCGTGATCGTGGCCGGTGGCCAGGAATCGATGTCGCTCTCGCCCCACGCCCAGTACCTGCGCGGCGGCCAGAAGATGGGCGACCTCAAGCTCATCGACACGATGATCAAGGACGGGCTCTGGGACGCCTTCAACGGCTACCACATGGGCCAGACCGCCGAGAACGTCGCCCAGGCGTTCCAGCTCACCCGCGAGCAGCAGGACCAGTTCGCGACCCGCTCGCAGAACAAGGCCGAGGCCGCCCGCAAGGAGGGCCGGTTCAAGGACGAGATCGTCCCGGTGACGATCCCCGGCAAGAAGGGCGACACGATCGTCGACACCGACGAGTACATCCGTGACGGCGCCACCGTGGAAGCGATGGCCAAGCTCAAGCCCGCCTTCGCCAAGGAGGGCACGGTGACGGCCGCCAACGCGTCCGGCTTGAACGACGGCGCCGCCGCGCTGGTGCTGATGTCGGCCTCCGAGGCGGAGCGGCGCGGGCTGACGCCGCTCGCCAAGATCAAGTCCTGGGCGACCGCGGGCGTCGATCCCAAGGTGATGGGCACCGGCCCGATCCCGGCCTCCCGCAAGGCCCTGGAGAAGGCCGGCTGGAAGCCCTCCGACCTCGACCTGATCGAGGCCAACGAGGCCTTCGCGGCTCAGGCGCTCGCGGTGAACAAGGACATGGGCTGGGACGATTCGAAGGTGAACGTCAACGGCGGCGCCATCGCCATCGGTCACCCGATCGGCGCCTCCGGTGCCCGCGTCCTCGTCACCCTGCTGCACGAGATGAAGCGGCGCGACGCCAAGAAGGGCCTCGCCACCCTGTGCATCGGCGGCGGCATGGGCGTCGCCATGTGCCTCGAGCGGCCGTGACCGGCTCGTTACGACCGGCTGTCCACCAATATAGACTTGAGTCCTAACTCAGAAAAAATCGCGTGCGGACGCCATCCGCACGCGGCATCACGTGATGCGAACAGGAGGAAACAACAATGTCTCAAGGACGCGTCGCGCTCGTGACGGGCGGTACCCGCGGTATCGGTGCCGCGATCTCGAAGGGCCTGCAGGCCAAGGGCTACAAGGTCGCCGCCAATTACGCCGGCAACGATGAGGCGGCCCAGGCCTTCAAGGCCGAGACCGGCATCCCGGTCTTCAAGTTCGACGTCGGCGACTACGAGAGCTGCCAGGCCGGCATCGCGGCGGTCGAGGCCGAGCTCGGCCCGGTCGAGGTTCTGGTCAACAATGCCGGCATCACCCGCGACGGCGCTTTCCACAAGATGGATTTCGCCAAGTGGCAGGCGGTCATCAAGACCAACCTGGACTCGGTGTTCACCTGCACCCGGCCGGTGATCGAGGGCATGCGCAGCCGCGGCTTCGGCCGGATCATCATCATCTCGTCGATCAACGGCCAGAAGGGCCAGGCCGGCCAGACCAACTACTCGGCCGCCAAGGCCGGCGTGATCGGCTTCGCCAAGGCGCTCGCCCAGGAAAGCGCCTCCAAGGGCATCACCGTCAACGTGATCGCGCCGGGCTACATCGCCACCGACATGGTGATGGCGGTGCCGGAGGAGATCCGCAACAAGATCATCGCGACGATCCCGACCGGCCGCCTCGGCAAGTCGGAAGAGATCGCCCATGCGGTGGAATACCTGGCGAGCGACGAGGCCGGCTTCATCAACGGCTCGACGCTCACCGTGAACGGCGGCCAGCACTTCGTCTGATTTTTTTCGGTACGACGGGCGTGTCCGGCTCTGCCGGGCCGCCACATCGATCTCCGACGCCGCGCCGCCCTGCCGGGCCGCGCGGCGTTTCTTTGTGTTCGTGCTTCCGGTCAGATCTCATCTTCGATCGGCGACACACGGCCGGCAGGATAAGCCGCCTTGTCATTCCGGGGCGCCGCAGGCGAGCCCGGAACCCAGAGCCGCCGCCGGTGCAAGGTCATCATGGACCTGAGTTTCTGGATTCCGGGCTCCGCTTCACGGTCCCGGAATGACCGGGTGGCTGCTCGTAAGACGCTCGGACTTCAGAGCGATCACAGCTCGTATTTTCCGCACAAACACCGGTTTGGACTGATCCTCGCAGGATCTTTGTCAAAATCGCGCCGGTGGGCGGAACGAAATCCACGCGATCCTCACGGATTTCTTTTCACACCGTAGATCCCATCAGACCGCGCGTGGATCTGTGCATTGCGGGGTCGGACGCGCGGAATCGCACAGGTGCTCCGGAACACGAACAATTCGAGCTGTCCCGGATAGGTCTCGTTTCGGCCCGGCGTGGTTGTTCGCGCCAGCAAGAACGAAGGCCCCGATACGATGAACACCCCATTCACCAAGCGCGATGCCGGTGAAACTCTTGCCGCCGACCGGACGGTCGATGCACGCGGCGTCGCGATGCTGGCCAAGCTCGGTCTCGCCGCGGCCTGCGCCCTCGGCCTCGCCGCCTGCGTCACCCCGCAGGAACGGCACGCGATGGATCAGGGCCAGTGCTACGACTTCGGCTTCGAGCCCGGCACCGATGCGTTTGCCCAGTGCACGATGGACCTGCACCAGCAGCGTGCGCTGACCCAAGCCAACCGGGACCTGTACTGGCAGTCCCAGTTCGCCGCGCAGACCCGCCGCCGGGAGGCGCAGCAGGATCTCTACAAGCAGATCAGCCTGCAGCGCAGCGGCGACCCCCGCTTTCCCGTCTGCGGCGCCGCCTCGGACGGCGGCATGGACCGCCGGACCATGACCTGGTTCGGCCCGAACTGCCGCGCCCGCTGATCCCGATCCGGAGAGACTCCCATGTCCGATGTCACCACCTTGCCCGATGTCACCACCCTGCCCGACGTCACCACCCGCGGCCCGCAGAAGCCGGGCCGGATCATCTTCATTGCCACCGCCCTGGTCGGCACCGCGACCGGATTCATCACCGGCGACATCGTGCTGTTCATCCTGGCTCTTTTCGGCTGCGCGTCCGTGCTCAGCGTGAGCTACGCGCTGGTCGCCCGCCGCCTCGGTTGGCAGCCGGTGAAGTTCGGCGAGCTGTTCGACATGGTTTTGCTGCTGGCACACCCCTGACCGGCTTCCCTTCGCGGGCTACGCGAAGGGAAACCGGAACGGCCGGCTCACTTCTCCGAAGTCTGGCCGGTCACGCCCCCCTTAGCTTCGCTGAATCGACGCTCCCGAGACCGCCATGACGCTCGCCCTGATCCTCGCCAGCCTCCTCCTGGTCAACGTTCTGATGGCCGGCCTGTTCTCCCTGGTCGCCCTCTGGGCCGATTGAGCGGCGGTGCTCGCCGCCGAAGCGGATACCGGTCCGGCGTCAGCAAGCGCGTCGAATCAAGGGCTTAGCCCCGTTCCCGACGGACCCGCGCTCCGGACCAGTCAAGGCGCGCCGACGCAATTGGCGTAGAACGTCGTGGTCGCCGGCCAGTCCGAGAACACCCCGAGCACGCCAACCTGCCCGTGCAGCACGTCCAGCAACCGCAGGATGTCGCCATCGCCGGTCACCACCGGTTTTACCGACTGGTAGTAGTAGCCGCCGCCCTCCTTGAGCGGGCCCGACCGCTCCAGCGACCAGGCGATCAGGCCGAGACCGGCCTTCTTGGCCTCCCTCGCATAGGTCGAGGGCTCGATGGCGCCCTCAGGCCCGGGACGCACCAGCATCCACAGGGGCGGCGCCAGGATTTTCACGCCCTTGGCGGAGAGTTCGGTCATGCCGGGCTTCCAGGTCTCCGGCTTCTCCGGGTCGAAGCCCTTGGTGGTCTCGTCCCGGTCGTCGAGGAAGATCGCCTGGCGGCCGAAATCCGGATCCTTTTCCAGCCAATACAGGATGTCCCGCAGCTGGAAGCTCTGCGGATAGACGTCGGAGGCCGGTATTCCGGCTTGCTTGTACTCGTCGATCAGCTGCTGGGCGTATTGGTCCTGGGTGTAGTTGCCCTCGAACGGCATCGCGACCTGGGGCGCCTTCAGCTCCGGCGTGAACTTGCGCCCCATCCCCTTCACCAGGGCGATGTACTCCTTGTGGGACATCAGCGTGCCGGTGGTGGCGTAGAGGTCGGTGCGCCAGCGCGGCGTGGCATTCATGTAGCCGGCCAGCGTTGTCGCCTCCGGGTCGGCCGCGTCCATCTTGCCGTTGAGCGACTTGAACTCGTCGAGGGTCAGGTCGCTGGTGCAGCACTTGGCCGAAGCCTTGCGGCCCGTGGCCGGGTCGGCCGGTTCGAAACCCTTCGTGCACTTCGCCGCAAGGTTCGGCCGGGCCAGGATGTCCGTGGTCGTGTGCAGGTCGCACTGGCTGTGCCGACAGACCAGCTGGCGGTCCTTGGTGAAGGCGACGTCGCACTCGATGATCCCGGCCCCCATCCGGTAGGCCGCGAGCAGCCCCTCGCGGGTATGCTCCGGAAACATCAGGGGCGCCCCCCGATGCGAGATCGAGAAGGTTCGCGGCGTGTAGGGCCGGTCGACGCCGCAACCGGCCAGGTGATCCTTGAGCGGCCCGGGCTTCAGTTGGTCGACGAGGTAGAATGGACGCGGCCCGAGCTGCACCCCCTCGCCGGCGTATGCCGACCCACCCGCCAGCAGCAGCCCGAGGACGGCTAGGATCGTGCGCATCGACAGTTCTCCCGGTTCCTGCTGCCCGTAAGACCGGACGGTGACAGAGCCGTGACCCCGTCTCGCCGACTCACGATTTCGCATGGTAGCTGCGATCCATGAGCCGAACAGCGTCATCCGCGACCCGCGACATATCGCGCTCCACCGCCACCCTCGCGGGCTTCGGGGCGATCCTGCTGTGGTCGCTGCTCGCCTTGTTTACCGCGGCCTCCGGGAGGGTGCCGCCGTTCCAGCTCGCCGCCATGACCTTCTGGATCGGCGGCCTGTGCGGCTGCGCCGCCTGGATCCGTCGTCCCGCCAGGGCCCGCGCTCTGCTCCAGCCCTGGCCGGTCTGGCTGCTCGGAGTCGGGGGGCTGTTCGGCTATCACGCCCTCTATTTCAGCGCCCTGCGCTTGGCGCCGCCGGCCGAGGCCGGGCTCATCAACTACCTCTGGCCGCTGCTGATTGTCCTGTTCTCCGCCCGGCTGCCGGGCTCGGGCGGCTTGCGCGCCGGACATCTCGCCGGGGCGGTGCTCGGTCTGGCCGGCGTCGCCGCCCTGTTCCTCGGACGGGGCAACCTCGATTTCGCCGCGGGCGCGCTGCCCGGCTACGCCGCCTCCCTCGCGGCGGCCTTCGTGTGGGCCGGCTACTCGGTGCTGTCGGCCCGGGTCGGCCAGGTGCCGACCGACGCGGTCGCGGGCTTCTGCCTCGTCACGGCGGCGCTGAGCCTGGCCTGTCATCTCGCCTTCGAGACCACGGTCTGGCCGGCGGACGCGACGCAATGGGGGGCGGTGCTGCTTCTCGGGATCGGGCCGGTGGGGGCCGCCTTCTATCTCTGGGACATCGGCTGCAAGCGGGGCGACGTCCGCCTGCTCGGCGTTACGGCCTACGCGGCGCCGGTGCTGTCGACACTGATCCTCGTGGCGACCGGTTACGCCAGCCCGGGCCCGGCCCTGGCGCTGGCCTGCCTGCTGATCGTAGCCGGCGCGCTGACGGCGGTGCGGGCATCCCGGGCTGCCCCGAGGGCGGTCTGATCTCCACGCTTGGTGGCCGCTGATGGAGCCGTCACGATCGTGGGCGGCGCGGCGCCTTGCACGGCGCCGCCCGGGCCATACCTGTTGGTGGCGGGGGGCACCCGCCGGCCGAAGGTCTCGAGGGCCATGCTTAGCACCGATACAGACATCCTCGCCGCCGCCTCATCCTGGCGGCGGGACGGGCGCGCCGTGGCACTCGCC encodes:
- a CDS encoding EamA family transporter; translated protein: MSRTASSATRDISRSTATLAGFGAILLWSLLALFTAASGRVPPFQLAAMTFWIGGLCGCAAWIRRPARARALLQPWPVWLLGVGGLFGYHALYFSALRLAPPAEAGLINYLWPLLIVLFSARLPGSGGLRAGHLAGAVLGLAGVAALFLGRGNLDFAAGALPGYAASLAAAFVWAGYSVLSARVGQVPTDAVAGFCLVTAALSLACHLAFETTVWPADATQWGAVLLLGIGPVGAAFYLWDIGCKRGDVRLLGVTAYAAPVLSTLILVATGYASPGPALALACLLIVAGALTAVRASRAAPRAV
- a CDS encoding acetyl-CoA C-acetyltransferase → MAGSEEIVIVGAARTAVGSFGGAFGAVPAHELGATAIKAALERAKVSPDDVDEVIFGQVLTAGAGQNPARQAAIKAGIPEKATAWGLNQVCGSGLRTVAIGMQQIANGDATVIVAGGQESMSLSPHAQYLRGGQKMGDLKLIDTMIKDGLWDAFNGYHMGQTAENVAQAFQLTREQQDQFATRSQNKAEAARKEGRFKDEIVPVTIPGKKGDTIVDTDEYIRDGATVEAMAKLKPAFAKEGTVTAANASGLNDGAAALVLMSASEAERRGLTPLAKIKSWATAGVDPKVMGTGPIPASRKALEKAGWKPSDLDLIEANEAFAAQALAVNKDMGWDDSKVNVNGGAIAIGHPIGASGARVLVTLLHEMKRRDAKKGLATLCIGGGMGVAMCLERP
- a CDS encoding glycerophosphodiester phosphodiesterase family protein; amino-acid sequence: MRTILAVLGLLLAGGSAYAGEGVQLGPRPFYLVDQLKPGPLKDHLAGCGVDRPYTPRTFSISHRGAPLMFPEHTREGLLAAYRMGAGIIECDVAFTKDRQLVCRHSQCDLHTTTDILARPNLAAKCTKGFEPADPATGRKASAKCCTSDLTLDEFKSLNGKMDAADPEATTLAGYMNATPRWRTDLYATTGTLMSHKEYIALVKGMGRKFTPELKAPQVAMPFEGNYTQDQYAQQLIDEYKQAGIPASDVYPQSFQLRDILYWLEKDPDFGRQAIFLDDRDETTKGFDPEKPETWKPGMTELSAKGVKILAPPLWMLVRPGPEGAIEPSTYAREAKKAGLGLIAWSLERSGPLKEGGGYYYQSVKPVVTGDGDILRLLDVLHGQVGVLGVFSDWPATTTFYANCVGAP
- the phbB gene encoding acetoacetyl-CoA reductase, translating into MSQGRVALVTGGTRGIGAAISKGLQAKGYKVAANYAGNDEAAQAFKAETGIPVFKFDVGDYESCQAGIAAVEAELGPVEVLVNNAGITRDGAFHKMDFAKWQAVIKTNLDSVFTCTRPVIEGMRSRGFGRIIIISSINGQKGQAGQTNYSAAKAGVIGFAKALAQESASKGITVNVIAPGYIATDMVMAVPEEIRNKIIATIPTGRLGKSEEIAHAVEYLASDEAGFINGSTLTVNGGQHFV